A genome region from Geothermobacter hydrogeniphilus includes the following:
- a CDS encoding P-II family nitrogen regulator, with protein sequence MRKVEAIIKPFKLDEVKEGLNEIGIQGITVSEVKGFGRQKGHTELYRGAEYVVDFIPKIKMEIIVADDMAAKVVEVIEESAKTGRIGDGKIFVTPVDEVVRIRTGERGEEAL encoded by the coding sequence ATGAGAAAAGTCGAGGCGATTATCAAGCCTTTCAAGCTCGACGAAGTTAAAGAAGGGTTGAATGAAATCGGTATCCAGGGGATTACCGTCAGCGAAGTCAAAGGTTTCGGGCGGCAGAAGGGGCATACCGAGCTCTATCGCGGCGCGGAATATGTCGTCGACTTCATTCCCAAGATAAAAATGGAAATCATCGTTGCTGACGATATGGCCGCCAAGGTTGTCGAGGTCATTGAAGAGTCGGCAAAGACCGGTCGTATCGGTGATGGCAAGATCTTTGTCACGCCGGTTGACGAAGTTGTCCGGATCCGTACGGGAGAACGGGGGGAAGAGGCTCTTTAG
- the glnA gene encoding type I glutamate--ammonia ligase, producing MTAKEVVAFAKENNCQMVDYKFLDFVGIWQHFSTPITEFSEDIFDEGIGFDGSSIRGWQPIHNSDMLIMPDPATAKVDPFPEIPTLSLICNIVDPLTREGYSRDPRYIAQKAEAYLKSSGIGDTAYFGPEPEFFIFDDVRYSLEQNQSFYSVDSVEGIWNTGREEFPNLGYKPRNKEGYFPVAPTDSMIDLRNEMVQVLQEVGLNIEAVHHEVATGGQAEIDMRFDSLLNMGDNLQWFKYVIKNVAIRNGKTVTFMPKPIFNDNGSGMHCHQSIWKDGKNLFAGDGYGGLSKTALYYIGGIIKHAKALCAFTNPSTISYKRLVPGFEAPINLAYSNRNRSASLRIPSTNNEKAKRVEYRTPDPSCNGYLAFAAQLMAGLDGIENKIDPGQPLDKDIYGLSPEELKDVPQVATSLDEALTALKEDNAWLLKGDVFTQDVIDMWIEYKTENEIAPVRNRPTPTEFALYFDC from the coding sequence ATGACCGCGAAAGAAGTTGTGGCTTTTGCCAAGGAAAACAATTGCCAGATGGTCGATTACAAATTTCTCGACTTTGTCGGGATCTGGCAGCATTTTTCAACCCCGATCACCGAATTCAGCGAAGACATTTTCGACGAAGGCATCGGCTTCGACGGCTCTTCCATTCGCGGCTGGCAGCCGATTCACAACTCCGATATGCTGATCATGCCCGATCCGGCCACCGCCAAGGTTGACCCCTTCCCGGAAATCCCGACCCTGAGCCTGATCTGCAATATTGTCGACCCCCTGACCCGTGAGGGTTACTCCCGCGATCCCCGTTATATCGCCCAGAAGGCGGAAGCTTATCTGAAATCATCCGGTATCGGTGACACCGCCTACTTTGGCCCCGAGCCGGAGTTCTTCATCTTCGACGATGTCCGCTACAGTCTGGAGCAGAACCAGTCTTTCTACAGCGTCGACTCGGTCGAGGGTATCTGGAACACCGGCCGCGAGGAATTCCCCAATCTCGGCTACAAGCCGCGCAACAAGGAAGGCTACTTCCCGGTCGCTCCGACCGATTCGATGATTGACCTGCGCAACGAGATGGTTCAGGTGCTGCAGGAAGTCGGCCTGAATATCGAGGCCGTGCATCATGAAGTCGCCACCGGCGGTCAGGCCGAAATCGACATGCGCTTCGATTCCCTGCTGAACATGGGCGACAACCTGCAGTGGTTCAAGTATGTCATCAAGAATGTCGCCATCCGCAACGGCAAGACCGTGACCTTCATGCCCAAGCCGATCTTCAATGACAACGGCTCCGGGATGCACTGCCACCAGTCGATCTGGAAGGACGGCAAGAACCTCTTCGCCGGCGACGGCTACGGCGGCCTGAGCAAGACCGCCCTGTACTACATCGGCGGCATCATCAAGCACGCCAAGGCCCTGTGCGCCTTCACCAACCCGAGCACCATCTCCTACAAGCGCCTGGTCCCCGGCTTCGAGGCGCCGATCAACCTGGCCTACTCGAACCGCAACCGTTCCGCTTCGCTGCGGATTCCGTCGACCAACAACGAGAAGGCCAAGCGGGTCGAGTACCGGACTCCCGATCCGAGCTGCAACGGCTACCTCGCCTTTGCCGCCCAGCTGATGGCAGGTCTTGACGGCATCGAGAACAAGATCGATCCGGGTCAGCCGCTGGACAAGGATATCTACGGCCTGTCACCCGAGGAACTCAAGGATGTTCCGCAGGTTGCCACCTCCCTTGACGAGGCGTTGACCGCTCTTAAAGAGGACAATGCCTGGCTGCTCAAGGGCGACGTCTTCACTCAGGATGTCATCGACATGTGGATCGAGTACAAAACCGAGAACGAGATCGCCCCGGTTCGCAACCGGCCGACTCCGACCGAATTCGCGCTTTATTTCGACTGCTGA